The following proteins are encoded in a genomic region of Rubrobacter xylanophilus DSM 9941:
- the xerC gene encoding site-specific integrase, with translation MGKRGNGEGSISRRKNGGWMGQYVVYTAEGRKRKTVYGKTRAEVAKKLNKALSDREDGLFFDAGNLKVGEYMDRWLRDSVEGNVGPRTLANYKLQVRRHIKPVLGEIQLKTLTPAHVQGLYRQKLDAGLAPSSVRYIHAVLHRALTQALRWGLVPRNVSEAVDLPKLVSEEVDALTPEEARKFLDAARGDRFEALYVVAVMTGMRRGELLGLRWSDIDLGQNAPATLRVGRQLQRMRDGSGLKFVAPKGGKGRTIRLPSRAVEALKAHRARQAEERLKAGPLYRDEGLVFASEVGTPLEPSNIDRRSFKPLLKKAGLPDIRFHDLRHTCATVLLSQGVNPKFVQELLGHADIKLTLGTYSHFLPSMGDQTANAMESALG, from the coding sequence ATGGGCAAGCGGGGCAACGGGGAGGGCTCGATCTCTCGCCGCAAGAACGGCGGGTGGATGGGCCAGTACGTCGTGTACACGGCAGAGGGCCGCAAGCGCAAGACCGTGTACGGCAAGACGCGGGCCGAGGTGGCGAAGAAGCTCAACAAGGCTCTCTCGGACCGGGAGGACGGGCTCTTCTTCGACGCCGGCAACCTCAAGGTCGGCGAGTACATGGACCGCTGGCTCAGGGACAGCGTCGAGGGCAACGTCGGTCCTCGGACTCTTGCAAACTACAAGCTGCAGGTCCGTCGGCACATCAAGCCGGTGCTCGGGGAGATCCAGCTAAAGACCCTCACCCCGGCGCACGTCCAGGGTCTCTACCGACAGAAGCTCGACGCCGGCCTCGCCCCTTCGAGCGTCCGCTACATCCACGCGGTCCTCCACAGGGCGCTCACGCAGGCGCTCCGGTGGGGACTGGTGCCCCGCAATGTGTCCGAGGCCGTTGACCTCCCCAAGCTCGTGAGCGAGGAGGTCGACGCCCTGACCCCCGAGGAGGCGCGGAAGTTCCTCGACGCAGCGCGCGGGGATAGGTTCGAGGCGCTGTACGTGGTGGCCGTGATGACGGGAATGAGGCGTGGAGAGCTGCTGGGGTTGCGCTGGTCCGACATCGACCTGGGCCAGAACGCACCCGCCACCCTACGGGTCGGCCGCCAGCTCCAGAGGATGCGCGACGGGTCGGGGCTGAAGTTCGTCGCGCCGAAGGGCGGCAAGGGGCGCACCATCCGCCTTCCGAGCCGCGCAGTGGAGGCGCTCAAGGCCCACCGGGCGCGTCAGGCGGAGGAGAGGTTGAAGGCCGGCCCCCTCTACCGAGACGAGGGCCTCGTGTTCGCCTCCGAGGTCGGCACGCCGCTGGAGCCTTCCAACATAGACCGGCGCAGCTTCAAACCGCTGCTGAAGAAGGCGGGCCTGCCCGACATCCGCTTCCACGACCTCAGGCACACCTGCGCAACGGTGCTCCTCTCCCAGGGCGTCAACCCAAAGTTCGTGCAGGAGCTCCTGGGCCACGCCGACATCAAGCTCACCTTGGGCACCTACTCGCACTTTCTGCCGAGCATGGGAGATCAGACCGCAAACGCGATGGAGAGCGCCCTGGGCTGA